AGCCTAAGTTTCAGTTACCTGGTCGGATTACAATTGCAAGGGATATTATGTCATTATATGGGGAAGAAAAGAAAAAACTAAAAGATTTGTTTAAAAGCTTTTCACAACAAATATGTCTTACAACAGATGCATGGACATCAATTCAAAATATCAATTATATGGTTTTGACGGCTCATTATATAGATGATGATTGGAAATTTCAAAAAAGAATTCtaaattttgaaactatttctaATCATAAGGGCGAGACTATTGGGAAAATGATTGAGGCATGTTTGATTGCTTGGGGTATTGAAGGTGTTTTAACAATAACCATATATAACGCAAGTTCTAATGATGTTGCACTTCTTTACATGAAAAAAGATATGTAATTGGGGCAAAGTGATATTAAATTGTGATCATTTACAAATGCGCCGTTGTGCTCACATATTGAACTTGGTTGTGACTAGCGGTTTGAAAGACTATGCTAAATCTATTAAAGTGATTAGAAATGCAGTGAAATATGTTAGATCATCACCATCAAGGTTGAACAAATTTAAACAATGTATTGAGGATGAAAAAATAAGTATGGGTGGAAGTGTTTGCTTAGAAGTTCCTACTAGGTGGAACTCCACTTTTTTAATGTTGGAATCAGCTATAAAGTATAGGAAGGCATTTGAGAGAATGGAAGATGATTCACAATACTTTGGATACTTTATATTAGATTCAAGCTTAGGAGATGAAGAAGCTAATCAAAATGAAAGTAGAATAGGTCCACCTTGTAGTCGGGATTGGGATGAGgcagaaaagtttatgatgttttTGGAGTTATTTTTTGTGGTCACCAAACGATTTTCGGGGTCATTGTATGttacttcaaatatgtattttcaTGATCTTTGCACAATATATACTCACATAACTAGTTGCATTGAAGATGATGATCCAAAGTTAAGTCACATGGCTTGTGATATGAAACTGAAGTTTGATAAGTATTGGGGTGAATTGGGAAAAGTCAATCCATTGTTGTTTGTTGCGGTGGTCCTTGATCCTCGTTATAAGAAACAATATGTTGATTGGAGTTTTGATGAAATATATGGTATAAATGATGTGTCCAATAAGATGAAGAAAAAGGTAACTAAAACTTTGAAAAACTTGTTTGATCATTATTCTTCACAAGATCCTAATTGTGCAAGAGAAGAGAGCCTTCCACCAATGTGTTTCTTTTTACTAACAAGATATGTGTTTCTCTTATTTCATTATTCTTCACAAGATCCTATTATCTTTGTTCTTTTTACCAACAAGATATGTGTTTCTCTTATTTCAAATTTTGCAAGCTTCCTTAATCTTTCAACCGATCATAGTGAATGATATCACAACACACATCTTGAATTTGGTTGCCATGGTTTTAGAAAGATTATAATATTAGCACTCTTTTGTACTTTTGGTATCAAATAGGAGTATATGGTTTTGAAAAAACTGAAAAGATATGTAAATATTTGGCTTTAACTTTATTTGTATTTTGTACATTAGTAATTAAACTTCTCTATTATGTTGTGTTCTAATAGTTGTTCTAATTTTGAATGTTTCTTGTTCCTTTCATGACACAAACTAAGTGTGTTCCAACATTCTAAAGCTTACTTTTCCCAATTTTCCCAATTTTCCCAATGTAGACTTTATTTCATTTGttgagtttcattatattatatgaAAAAAAGACAAAAAGAACTTGAAACCGTAAACCGGTCGAACCGGACCAAACCAGGCAGCTAGACAAATCTCTTGGTCTGGTTTGGTTTCATATATGTCGAAACCGTGAATGCCGGTTTGGTGTGAGATTTAGTCGAAACTGGATCAAACCGGACCGTGAACACCCCTAACGTAAACTTactaattacaatatataatatttttctCAATATTCTTCCATTGTACATAAATAACTAGAAATTATATAggcattttaaaatttaagttcctTTGAAAAAATTTCGGTGTTGTTCGGTTGCATACTTTATACATGCCCCGGAGACGCCTACGATAGTGGGATATGGTGAGCTCCACTGCCGTTTAACACACCATCAACAAAATTATTGTTTATTCTCACCAGAAGCAATTGATACCGAATAGTTCTAAGTCAAACGCGTAAATGGTTCCATCTCTCACTTTTGGGTTGATATCTTGCATGAAGGAGCTCCGCTACAAACTATATTTCCGCATCTTTTTTACCGTAATACGGATCCGAATTGTAATAGTCCTTTTAGATTTCAAAATGATGCAAGGATTTGGAATTGGAGACGTCATCCGAACGGTGGTGTGGAAGCCCATCAATTCTCATAGCTTCGATCTTTACTCTCAGAGGTTCAAATACGATCAGAGCTAGACACGTATAGTAGGAATGACGTGCCATTTGGTGAATTTTATGTGGCAAGTTTGAGAAGATTGGTTGAAAACGCAAGTAACAACACCAACAAGCTAGATGTAACAAATACGTTTAAGCTAAAGTAAATGTTTTCGTATGACGCGCTACTTTGAAATGTTTGTTAATTGTTAAGAAAATGATCTTGTATTGAATATATTTGATGTTTGATACAATGAATTGATTTCTAACATTCTGCTAAGTGTTCCTTTGATACACTAAGTATTACAACAGCTATTTCTAAATATGGTTAGGCTCCACTAAGACTTTTGAAACCACCATAACATATAAGGAAAAATCTGATTTTGACAGCCTGCTTTTAGTCGTTTACTTGTTTGCATTTGAGCAGTCATGTGATCTTCTAAATGGGGAGATGATGAAGTCAAATACTTCTGATCCTAAAGTCAAATTACCTAAATAGgtaatttgacttttgttgactgatGGCTTTTATTCTAACACTCCCCTTCAAGTTGAATGGTGGGATTTTCGACATTCAACTTGCTGAGAACATCGTTGAAGAGTCTCCCTTTGACTGACTTAGTGAGGATATCGGTTAGCTGATCTTCAAATCTAATGGATGGAAGGGAAATGATTTCTCCATCTAACTTTTCTATAATAAAATGTCGATCGACTTCAACATGTTTGGTTCGGTCATGTTAAACAGGATTCTCTGAGATGGCGATTGCTGCTTCATATCGCAGAAGATTTGAATGGTTTCCTTTGGTGGAAAACCAATCTCTGTTAATAGCTTCTTGATCCATAAGGCCTCGACTACTCCTTTGGCTATTCCTCTAAATTCTGATTCGGCACTTGAAAGAgagacaaccttttgtttcttacttctccaTGCAACTAAACTGCCCCCGAAAAGTGTGAAGAATCCAGATGTAGATTTTCTATCCCCTTTTTCTCCTACCCAGcttgcatctgtatatatttgaGTCTTTAGATGTCCATGTCTTTTGAAAATAACTCCATGATCTGCTGTTTTCTTCAAGtatctgatgattctcattacagcttccatatggtgagtttgtggttgatgcatgaattgactcacaaccctaactgcatgtgctatatctggtctggtgtgagcaagatagataagttttcccaccatcctttggtattgccaTTTATCAGTAAGatcagcttcatcttccatataCATACAATTTTTGGTTTGGTATCATTGGGGTGTCAGCTGGTTTTCAATCTATCATACATGtctctgcaagaaaatcaagaatatacttcttttgacagataaatattccttGTTGGGATCGTAATACTTCAATCCCCAAGAAGTATTTGAGTCTGtccaaatctttcatttcaaattctttaaataagtttgtttttaagttagaaattttctctttatcatttcctattattatcatatcatctacATAAATTATTAAGCATGTAACTAATTTCCCTTTTTGTTTAACaaagagagtatgatccgagttactttgCTTGAAATTATATCTTTTCATGAATAAAGTAAATTTCCCAAACCAAGCCCTTGAAGATtgtttaacccatataaagattttttaagtcgacaaacttcctGATTATTGAAGTTTCCTGCAAATCCTGGAGGAGCATCCATATAAACTTCTTCTTTTAATTCACCATgaagaaaagcattcttcacatcaaattggtgaagtggccatTTTTCATTTGCAGCGATAGAAAAGAGAACTCTGATCGTATCAATCTTTGCAACTAGAGAGCCTAGGTCTGAGTATATCCTttggcaacaagtcgagctttatatctCTCAATGGTGCCATCTGGTTTGTGTTTTATTGTAAACACCTAACGACATCATACGGGTTTCTTTCCTTGAGGAATAATACATTTTTCCCATGTATCATTTTTCTTAAGtgcttctatttcttcttccatagCCTTTCTCCATTTGTCATATTTCATGGCTTGATCAACTGTAGCTGAAATTTCTTCAGAGTATAACGCAGAGTTGAATTTCTGTGCTTCACTTGATAGACTCCCTTGAGCCATATTAGCCATTGGGTATCTTGATCTCTGAGCTTATTTTTATGGAGAGTATCTCTTTGGTAGAACCCCTCTGTTGATTCTTTGTGGAAGAACATATCTTTCTGTGGTTTCTGCAGAAGTAGTACTATTTTGTTCTTCTTGTTCATTACTCGAGGGAATTTCATTTGGTTCAATGTTTGGTGATTCGGGATcaggatttggtgattcgggatcaGGATCGGGATTTTATAACATCCTcgatcgggcctagctgtaagattactaaaatGCCCTTAAGTATATGTTGTGtttatatatgcttttatttttatttaatgtttattattatttaatgatgtggttaggaccagtttatgacaagggtcacagaacaggtttgtttatttaatttggacttcatttgagttgccaaatgatgtacgaaagatattagataactgataaatactcgtgtgttgcacagtgtggaaaATAACCCCACTTAAGTGTGTAGTGACTGCCTTCTTTGGATTTGGTTTCCAGaatattcacacacacaaacacttcgGTCTTCATCTCTTCCAACTACCAAAATCCTAATcttgaatccttgttcttgagctcaaatcttttacatctttgtgttctttgtgatttactgattctaacaaggtaagaatcacaagttttcatgctttaatctttgagaaaattggg
This genomic window from Rutidosis leptorrhynchoides isolate AG116_Rl617_1_P2 chromosome 2, CSIRO_AGI_Rlap_v1, whole genome shotgun sequence contains:
- the LOC139890099 gene encoding zinc finger BED domain-containing protein RICESLEEPER 2-like, with product MRRCAHILNLVVTSGLKDYAKSIKVIRNAVKYVRSSPSRLNKFKQCIEDEKISMGGSVCLEVPTRWNSTFLMLESAIKYRKAFERMEDDSQYFGYFILDSSLGDEEANQNESRIGPPCSRDWDEAEKFMMFLELFFVVTKRFSGSLYVTSNMYFHDLCTIYTHITSCIEDDDPKLSHMACDMKLKFDKYWGELGKVNPLLFVAVVLDPRYKKQYVDWSFDEIYGINDVSNKMKKKSCDLLNGEMMKSNTSDPKVKLPK